In Treponema primitia ZAS-2, a genomic segment contains:
- the dut gene encoding dUTP diphosphatase, giving the protein MDKLNPVVKVLKKDSGARLPEYETPGAAGADLRARITEARVIPPLGRARIPTGLALEIPPGFEAQVRPRSGLAARSGITVLNAPGTIDSDYRGELEVILINLGQEPFTIQNGDRIAQLVFAPVTRAEMTQALSLTETERGEGGFGSTGI; this is encoded by the coding sequence ATGGACAAACTGAACCCTGTAGTAAAGGTGTTGAAAAAAGACAGCGGCGCCCGGCTTCCGGAGTACGAGACTCCCGGCGCCGCAGGGGCGGATCTCCGGGCCAGGATTACCGAGGCCCGGGTGATACCTCCATTGGGCCGGGCCCGTATACCCACTGGGCTGGCCCTGGAAATCCCCCCGGGCTTTGAAGCCCAAGTGCGGCCCCGGTCGGGCCTGGCGGCTCGCAGTGGCATTACGGTGCTGAACGCCCCGGGAACCATAGACTCCGATTACCGGGGAGAACTGGAGGTGATCCTGATCAACCTGGGGCAGGAGCCCTTTACGATTCAGAATGGAGACCGGATAGCCCAGCTGGTGTTTGCTCCGGTTACAAGAGCTGAAATGACTCAGGCCCTTTCTCTTACAGAAACAGAGCGGGGGGAGGGGGGCTTCGGATCTACCGGTATATAA
- a CDS encoding ABC transporter ATP-binding protein: protein MNNNDAPPDAGVLVSVKNLVKDYTSGAETLHILRGISLDIKRGTSAAVTGESGSGKSTLLNILGGLDRSDSGSVTVGDTDIAGLSESALSSYRSKRIGFIFQFHYLLKDFTALENVMLPAYIAGMKKKDAVEKARLLLGDVQLLDRLEHYPSQLSGGERQRVAVARSMMNDPDLILADEPTGNLDSRNSALVAELLYSGAEKWGKTLLVVTHDMQVADRAKTHYTLAAGVLLSGPQSADFPQDGVVN from the coding sequence ATGAATAATAATGATGCGCCCCCTGATGCTGGGGTCCTTGTTTCGGTTAAGAATTTGGTGAAGGACTATACATCCGGAGCAGAAACGCTCCATATACTCCGGGGTATCAGCCTGGATATTAAACGGGGAACTTCGGCGGCGGTTACCGGTGAAAGCGGCAGCGGTAAGAGTACCCTTCTCAATATTTTGGGAGGACTTGACCGCAGCGATTCCGGGTCTGTTACCGTGGGGGACACAGATATCGCCGGGCTTTCCGAATCAGCCCTCAGCTCATACCGCAGTAAACGTATCGGATTTATCTTTCAGTTTCACTATTTATTGAAGGATTTTACCGCTCTGGAAAATGTGATGCTCCCTGCCTATATCGCGGGGATGAAAAAGAAGGACGCTGTGGAAAAGGCCAGGCTCCTCCTGGGGGATGTGCAGCTCCTGGATAGGCTTGAGCACTATCCCTCACAGCTTTCCGGTGGGGAGCGGCAGCGGGTCGCCGTGGCCCGGTCCATGATGAACGATCCGGACCTGATTCTGGCTGACGAGCCCACAGGAAACCTGGATTCCCGGAACAGCGCCCTGGTGGCGGAACTGCTCTACTCGGGGGCCGAGAAATGGGGTAAGACCCTCCTGGTGGTCACCCACGATATGCAGGTGGCGGACCGGGCGAAAACCCACTATACCCTGGCGGCGGGAGTATTACTAAGCGGACCCCAGTCGGCCGATTTTCCTCAAGATGGAGTTGTGAATTGA
- a CDS encoding DUF2156 domain-containing protein has protein sequence MIPNYPSFTPLTLDHKSDMHPHLSLTPNGVSEYTFANLYLFRKNYKYQVSQIPGKTFILSGEKEGKKFFCTPCAAPPQDILQDLFKTHDYWKGISEDVLNSCQDDLMKWGIKITEDPNNFDYLYLRTDLTELAGKKFHKKRNLVNLFMNTYCHSEKVLTKALIPEAVTVLEQWRVEKGADGDYEAAFEAINLFKELKLKGLVYYVNDRAVGFCLGEGLAKGRMFAVHFEKGLNQYKGIYQYINHTFAASLPHYYTFINREQDLGDEGLRQAKMTYRPIGFVKKFVGDTVK, from the coding sequence ATGATACCAAATTACCCGAGTTTTACCCCCCTGACCCTTGATCACAAATCCGATATGCACCCCCATTTATCCCTAACCCCAAACGGGGTTTCTGAATATACCTTTGCCAATTTGTATTTGTTCAGGAAAAATTATAAGTATCAGGTTTCTCAAATACCCGGAAAAACATTTATCCTGTCCGGTGAAAAAGAAGGAAAAAAGTTTTTTTGTACCCCCTGTGCAGCCCCTCCGCAGGATATATTGCAGGATCTTTTTAAGACCCACGATTATTGGAAAGGTATCTCTGAAGATGTCTTGAATTCCTGTCAGGATGATTTAATGAAATGGGGAATAAAAATAACAGAAGACCCTAATAATTTTGATTATCTTTATCTAAGAACAGATCTTACTGAATTAGCAGGTAAGAAATTTCATAAAAAACGTAACCTGGTAAATTTATTTATGAATACTTACTGTCATTCAGAAAAAGTATTAACTAAAGCCCTCATCCCGGAAGCAGTAACGGTTTTGGAACAGTGGAGGGTGGAGAAAGGCGCCGATGGAGATTATGAAGCAGCTTTTGAAGCTATCAACCTTTTCAAAGAATTAAAACTTAAGGGCCTGGTATATTATGTGAATGACCGGGCTGTCGGGTTTTGTTTGGGGGAAGGGCTTGCTAAGGGCAGGATGTTTGCCGTCCATTTTGAAAAAGGGCTTAATCAATATAAAGGGATCTATCAATATATAAATCATACCTTTGCCGCTTCCCTGCCTCATTATTATACATTTATTAATCGGGAACAGGATCTGGGGGATGAAGGGCTCAGGCAGGCTAAAATGACTTACCGGCCCATAGGTTTTGTAAAGAAATTTGTGGGGGATACTGTTAAATAG
- a CDS encoding ABC transporter permease, with the protein MKAGPLFFIALRYLLGRAKEGGRYLRGAAGGIALGLIPIIVTLMVADGMIRGITDRYLELGTGHIQIFDFLDQGIENIPVPPDTPGLRGVWRERQGLGVLVGKKGRVGATIRATDSSFWEDPGSRRFLKTLSGSASLEGPNDVLLGEALAENLGAEVGDTLRIMTLRIADDGRSIPRLFPFTIRGIVSSGYRELDSLWCIMNYESGLRILSADLSSSYLMLKIDDPYKGADAMAYGLYNKLGMGYGIYTWKELQLSQYSSYESTRQLLLFIMALIVIVAAVNVSSATSMLAIERQRDIAVLKAFGTSPGGIRRIFIWCAFLTGLTGAVIGIALGLGIGSCINPIIHGLEKILGFFSSLFRGGEVKILDPGYYLENIPLVMDWSSIFNIGIGTILASMLASWIPARRAGAIPPIELLRKY; encoded by the coding sequence TTGAAGGCGGGTCCTCTCTTTTTCATTGCCCTGCGCTACCTTCTGGGCCGGGCCAAAGAAGGGGGCCGCTATCTCCGTGGCGCCGCCGGAGGTATTGCCCTGGGCTTGATCCCCATCATTGTTACCCTTATGGTGGCAGACGGGATGATCCGGGGCATCACCGACCGTTACCTGGAATTGGGGACCGGGCATATACAGATTTTCGACTTCCTGGACCAGGGTATTGAGAATATACCTGTTCCCCCTGATACCCCGGGGCTTCGGGGGGTCTGGCGGGAGCGCCAGGGTCTGGGGGTGCTGGTAGGTAAAAAAGGCAGGGTCGGTGCCACCATCAGGGCCACAGACAGTTCCTTTTGGGAAGATCCCGGGAGCCGGCGTTTCCTGAAAACCCTGTCGGGAAGCGCAAGCCTCGAGGGACCCAATGATGTGCTGCTCGGGGAAGCCCTGGCAGAGAACCTGGGGGCAGAAGTGGGAGATACTCTGCGAATCATGACCCTGCGTATAGCCGATGATGGCAGAAGTATACCCCGGCTTTTCCCATTCACCATCAGGGGTATTGTTTCTTCCGGGTACCGGGAGCTTGATTCACTCTGGTGTATCATGAACTATGAGTCGGGGCTGCGTATACTTTCAGCAGACTTATCCTCCTCCTACCTGATGCTTAAGATCGATGATCCTTATAAAGGGGCGGATGCTATGGCATACGGACTCTACAATAAATTGGGTATGGGCTACGGAATTTATACCTGGAAGGAACTTCAGCTTTCTCAATACAGTTCCTATGAATCCACCAGGCAGCTTCTCTTGTTTATCATGGCCCTGATAGTAATAGTGGCGGCAGTAAACGTGTCTTCAGCCACATCTATGCTGGCCATAGAACGGCAGCGGGATATCGCGGTGCTGAAGGCCTTTGGGACCAGTCCGGGTGGTATACGCCGGATCTTTATCTGGTGCGCCTTCCTGACGGGCCTTACCGGGGCTGTTATAGGCATAGCTTTGGGACTGGGAATAGGATCCTGCATCAACCCCATCATACATGGCCTTGAGAAGATACTGGGTTTTTTCTCCTCCCTTTTCCGTGGCGGAGAAGTGAAGATTCTGGACCCGGGCTATTATCTGGAGAATATTCCCCTGGTTATGGACTGGTCTTCGATTTTCAATATCGGTATAGGCACCATCCTGGCGTCCATGTTGGCTTCCTGGATTCCCGCCCGGCGGGCTGGGGCCATTCCCCCGATAGAATTGCTGCGAAAGTATTAG
- a CDS encoding LptF/LptG family permease → MIRGAIESERSLSRTIFFYIVSETLFSFFVSFLFFFFIFFVNQLLLMAQEILTKRVPFNQVALLVLYSLPSIIAMAAPFASLVGTLMTVGRLSSDNEVLVLLSSGLSYRNIFLPALLVGILISLVSFYANDVLLPAGTVQFSRLYRRILVSTPALELEANSVKRFKDTVVVTGDVTGNAISDVLILDKTSDGERRVIMARSAELKDGGRQGLSLDLDEAFIQSSKELARRDYDYGSSGFLRYWVPQEDLIQAVSSIGPREMSSIDVWREIKVKEEALRVRLDQRYNRALNHAMSLELALRKGPDNAEWNRRTNYTLNFLREAEAAEVLKRDRSILVYRLEFYKKFSIPFGALSFVFLAVSLGLLAKKSGQTVGFIFGLLISVIYWALLLGGQTMGIRLGYSPFWSMWLPNILAMSVGMIMGLIRIKR, encoded by the coding sequence ATGATAAGAGGCGCTATTGAAAGTGAACGTTCCCTTTCCCGAACCATATTTTTTTACATTGTTTCAGAAACACTATTCTCATTTTTTGTATCCTTTCTTTTTTTCTTTTTTATCTTTTTTGTAAATCAGCTTCTGCTCATGGCCCAGGAAATTCTTACCAAGCGGGTGCCCTTTAACCAGGTGGCCCTGTTGGTCCTCTACTCCCTTCCATCAATAATCGCTATGGCTGCCCCTTTTGCCTCCCTGGTAGGAACCCTGATGACTGTGGGGCGGCTGAGTTCCGATAATGAGGTCCTGGTACTCCTGTCATCGGGATTATCCTACCGGAATATATTTCTCCCCGCCCTGCTGGTAGGGATACTCATATCCCTGGTGTCCTTTTATGCCAATGATGTACTGCTCCCCGCAGGAACGGTACAGTTTTCCCGGCTCTATCGACGCATCCTGGTGTCCACCCCGGCCCTGGAACTGGAGGCCAATTCGGTCAAACGTTTTAAGGACACAGTAGTGGTAACCGGAGATGTTACGGGTAACGCCATCAGCGATGTGCTCATTCTGGACAAAACCAGTGATGGTGAGCGGCGGGTGATCATGGCAAGAAGCGCGGAGCTTAAAGACGGGGGCAGGCAGGGCCTGAGCCTGGATCTGGACGAGGCCTTCATCCAGTCCTCCAAGGAGCTGGCCCGGCGGGATTATGATTATGGCTCCTCAGGGTTCTTGCGCTACTGGGTTCCCCAGGAGGACCTTATCCAGGCAGTCTCTTCCATAGGCCCCCGGGAGATGAGTTCCATTGATGTGTGGCGGGAAATAAAGGTAAAGGAAGAGGCCCTCAGGGTCAGGCTTGATCAGCGGTATAACCGGGCTCTGAACCATGCCATGTCCCTGGAATTGGCACTGCGCAAGGGCCCGGATAATGCGGAATGGAATCGGCGGACCAATTATACCCTGAATTTTTTACGGGAAGCCGAAGCTGCGGAAGTACTGAAGCGTGATCGGAGCATCCTTGTGTACCGGCTTGAATTTTATAAGAAATTTTCCATACCCTTTGGCGCCCTGTCCTTTGTTTTCCTCGCAGTATCCCTGGGGCTTCTGGCTAAGAAGAGCGGGCAAACCGTGGGCTTCATCTTCGGCCTGCTTATCTCCGTCATCTACTGGGCACTGCTCCTGGGGGGGCAAACCATGGGCATACGCCTGGGTTATTCACCCTTCTGGTCCATGTGGCTTCCCAATATACTCGCCATGAGTGTGGGGATGATCATGGGCCTTATAAGGATTAAACGATGA
- the ftsY gene encoding signal recognition particle-docking protein FtsY has product MGTSGFAERIKNFFGLRTQVSDEFFDDLADLLVEGDFGAAQAFKTVDELRSVCKKEKISENDGVRQRLAVLLEAGLCPAPTFVPPDSALTVILLLGVNGVGKTTTAAKLSDLYRRQYNKRPILAAADTFRAAAIDQLKIHGERLGVRVVAHKHGGDPAAVVYDAIEAARAGGGDLIIADTAGRMHTKTALVEELKKIDRVVESRAPGSVYIRYLVLDATTGRNALAQAETFHQAVPLDGVILTKFDSSARGGAAFSLSAELSLPVIFVCNGESYGDIKPFDPREYTKEFIGIE; this is encoded by the coding sequence ATGGGCACTTCTGGTTTTGCTGAACGGATAAAAAATTTTTTCGGTCTGAGAACTCAGGTTTCGGATGAGTTTTTTGACGATTTGGCGGATCTTCTGGTAGAAGGGGATTTTGGCGCTGCTCAGGCTTTTAAAACTGTGGATGAGCTCCGCTCAGTGTGCAAAAAAGAGAAAATCTCAGAAAATGATGGGGTGCGTCAAAGGCTTGCGGTCCTGCTGGAAGCCGGCCTCTGTCCCGCCCCGACATTTGTCCCCCCGGATTCGGCGCTCACGGTGATACTCCTTCTGGGGGTGAATGGAGTGGGAAAAACCACCACCGCAGCAAAACTGTCGGATCTTTACAGGCGGCAGTATAACAAAAGACCCATCCTGGCGGCAGCAGATACCTTCCGGGCGGCGGCTATCGATCAGCTGAAGATACACGGAGAGCGCCTGGGGGTGCGGGTGGTGGCCCACAAGCACGGGGGTGATCCTGCGGCGGTAGTCTACGATGCCATAGAGGCAGCCCGGGCAGGAGGTGGGGATCTGATCATTGCCGATACCGCAGGGCGTATGCACACCAAAACTGCTTTGGTAGAGGAGCTGAAGAAGATCGACCGGGTAGTGGAATCCAGGGCTCCCGGCTCTGTCTATATACGGTATCTGGTCCTGGACGCCACCACCGGGAGAAACGCCCTGGCCCAGGCGGAAACCTTTCACCAGGCGGTGCCCCTGGACGGGGTTATCCTTACCAAATTCGATTCCAGTGCCCGGGGGGGCGCTGCCTTTTCCCTGTCTGCGGAACTCTCCCTGCCCGTGATTTTTGTCTGTAACGGGGAATCTTACGGGGATATCAAGCCCTTTGATCCCCGGGAATATACAAAGGAATTTATCGGCATTGAATAA
- the prfB gene encoding peptide chain release factor 2 (programmed frameshift), with translation MLLSELGAPIAELKAKIYDTWGGFEKPASGTPFAQRIAEIEALSGAGDFWNDGSRAEKLMGELKALKARYEPWKALVADIDELELLHQMAGEEKDESEGKGIESTLKEMGARYEKQNIYELMGGEVDKNGCFLTIHAGAGGTEACDWSQMLYRMYLRWAERRGFAAEELDRLDAEGGIKSATCRIDGDYAYGYLKGESGVHRLVRISPFDANSRRHTSFASVYLFPVIDDSIEVDIRPEDLRVDTYRSGGAGGQHVNKTDSAVRFTHLPTGIVVACQSERSQTMNRAIGMSILKSRLYEYYRQEKEKENEKFAQEKKDISWGNQIRSYVFQPYTMVKDYRTKTEMGNIQAVMDGDIDPFIEEYLRFAWSNAQK, from the exons ATGTTATTATCAGAATTAGGGGCTCCCATCGCGGAGCTCAAGGCAAAAATCTACGATACCTGG GGCGGCTTTGAAAAGCCCGCTTCGGGAACACCCTTTGCCCAGCGCATCGCGGAAATTGAGGCCCTGAGCGGGGCTGGGGATTTTTGGAACGACGGTAGCCGGGCGGAGAAGCTTATGGGGGAACTCAAGGCCCTCAAGGCCCGGTATGAGCCCTGGAAGGCCCTGGTGGCGGATATTGATGAGCTGGAACTGCTCCACCAGATGGCCGGGGAAGAAAAGGACGAGTCCGAAGGGAAAGGAATAGAGTCCACCCTTAAGGAAATGGGGGCTCGCTATGAAAAACAAAACATCTATGAACTTATGGGCGGGGAGGTGGACAAAAACGGCTGCTTCCTCACCATCCATGCAGGCGCTGGTGGTACCGAGGCCTGCGACTGGTCCCAGATGCTCTACCGTATGTACCTCCGCTGGGCTGAGCGCCGGGGTTTTGCCGCGGAGGAACTGGACCGCCTGGATGCCGAGGGGGGGATCAAATCCGCCACCTGCCGCATCGACGGGGACTACGCCTACGGCTACCTCAAGGGCGAATCCGGGGTGCACCGGCTGGTGCGTATCTCCCCTTTTGACGCCAATTCCCGGCGGCATACCTCCTTCGCCTCGGTGTACCTGTTCCCGGTGATCGACGATTCCATTGAAGTGGACATACGCCCCGAGGACCTGCGGGTGGACACCTACCGTTCCGGCGGTGCCGGGGGGCAGCATGTAAACAAGACCGACAGCGCTGTGCGCTTTACCCACCTGCCCACGGGGATCGTGGTAGCCTGCCAGAGCGAGCGGAGCCAGACCATGAACCGGGCCATCGGCATGAGCATACTCAAGTCCCGGCTCTACGAATACTACCGGCAGGAAAAAGAAAAAGAAAATGAAAAATTTGCCCAGGAGAAAAAGGATATTTCCTGGGGAAACCAGATACGGTCCTATGTGTTCCAGCCCTATACCATGGTAAAGGATTACCGGACCAAGACGGAGATGGGCAATATCCAGGCGGTGATGGATGGGGATATAGACCCGTTTATTGAAGAATATTTGCGTTTTGCCTGGAGTAATGCACAGAAGTGA
- a CDS encoding PEGA domain-containing protein, whose amino-acid sequence MINNLVRDSKFFAVFLFLFVLSVSAWSKGKVEEAVIDPLNPEWALCITALDVSALPPAQKILGELMVRNLAESLADLHHRIRVSEEFAYYKDVAWVRTLGDAGKKLSAKRTERDQLLYKGYPRWRYKNEIKTIDKSIVTLEEEYHQAEEALLEIAPAPSFILTSENTGGTFPTPPSAGGEYRFCVTQKADAFITGEIVEFHGRILLSIRMYTLYTRSFEYEDSFIFSTDDMAQIREELTGRLIAVISGGRSAAIAVKAQPEGAIILVKESFAGQGDTGVMEYPPGPTDVAVFADGYNGAQAMVDLAPGELTELQFSLQPVQETSFEIDLPGNERASIYQGSLYLGTSPLTVTAPLNQFEYIHAETPGGRTSSAIFRAGQTGDMVTLPLPTPQGKDPKPLGTARDRYYGAWTRFWIALPVAFMISGVSSTYENAYIVGKDPDVGNTYQILNAVSIGAWIGLGLITAESFYRIFRYTRTASKSVPALLKK is encoded by the coding sequence ATGATCAATAACCTTGTTAGGGATTCCAAATTTTTCGCAGTTTTTCTGTTTTTGTTTGTCCTTTCTGTTTCCGCATGGTCAAAGGGTAAGGTCGAAGAGGCTGTAATTGATCCCCTTAATCCCGAATGGGCGCTTTGTATCACCGCATTGGATGTTTCCGCCCTTCCCCCTGCCCAGAAAATTCTCGGGGAACTTATGGTCCGGAATTTGGCGGAATCCCTGGCGGACCTGCACCACCGGATTAGGGTGTCCGAAGAATTTGCCTATTACAAGGATGTGGCTTGGGTACGAACCCTGGGGGATGCGGGGAAAAAACTTTCAGCCAAGCGGACTGAACGGGATCAGCTCCTCTATAAAGGATACCCCCGGTGGCGGTATAAAAATGAAATTAAAACCATTGATAAGTCCATAGTAACCCTGGAGGAGGAGTATCACCAGGCGGAAGAGGCGCTGCTGGAAATTGCTCCGGCCCCCTCTTTTATACTGACTTCAGAAAATACAGGGGGCACTTTTCCTACTCCTCCTTCGGCCGGCGGCGAGTACCGTTTCTGTGTGACCCAGAAGGCGGATGCTTTTATTACCGGGGAAATAGTAGAATTTCACGGAAGGATACTGCTTAGTATCCGGATGTATACTCTGTATACCCGTTCCTTTGAATACGAGGATAGTTTCATTTTTTCTACCGACGATATGGCCCAGATTAGGGAAGAGTTAACCGGCCGGCTGATAGCGGTGATTTCCGGCGGGCGGTCTGCGGCAATCGCCGTAAAGGCCCAGCCTGAGGGGGCAATTATTCTAGTCAAGGAATCCTTTGCCGGCCAGGGCGATACGGGGGTCATGGAGTATCCCCCGGGGCCGACGGATGTGGCGGTTTTTGCCGATGGGTATAACGGGGCGCAAGCCATGGTGGATCTGGCGCCTGGGGAACTTACGGAACTACAGTTCAGCCTCCAACCAGTGCAGGAAACCAGTTTTGAAATTGATTTACCGGGAAATGAGAGGGCGTCCATATACCAGGGGTCCCTCTACCTGGGGACTTCTCCCCTAACCGTTACGGCGCCCTTAAACCAATTCGAGTATATTCATGCCGAAACTCCCGGGGGAAGAACCAGTTCGGCGATTTTCCGGGCAGGGCAGACCGGGGACATGGTAACCCTGCCGCTCCCGACTCCCCAAGGGAAAGACCCGAAGCCTCTGGGTACGGCCCGTGACAGGTATTATGGCGCCTGGACCAGGTTCTGGATCGCCCTGCCCGTGGCATTTATGATTTCCGGGGTGTCCTCCACCTACGAAAACGCCTACATCGTGGGGAAGGACCCGGATGTGGGTAATACCTACCAGATTCTGAACGCGGTTTCCATCGGTGCATGGATTGGATTAGGTCTTATTACGGCAGAATCCTTTTACCGTATTTTCCGGTATACCCGCACGGCTAGTAAAAGTGTTCCGGCACTGCTGAAAAAATAG
- a CDS encoding ABC transporter permease, with the protein MAFQRWIGFVAVRYFRGRRRNRSSPAPVLGIIGIATGVLALTVIISVMNGFQLGFIESILEISSYHLRIESFPSGERGEELLVKIIELPAIKSAVPFRDVQGLARGNHPGQRGVVTRGLGPDALEQDPGMASKLALEAGSFNLEDGGNIILGAELARRLEARVGDWISLVSVAGDLFGTEGEGAANSRFFVTGIFRSDFYEYDLGWAFININRAGILNGVTPDSGGTSDLSLGIKLKNRWQDHAGVEQLRILLEEQGEEGLKVSSWRDYNRAFFGALRTEKLFMFLLVGLIFIVVGLNIFQAQRRSVLERREEIGLLRAMGASDMAVRLVFVWDGFIIGGLGAGGGMILGLLISFNIQTFFTILEGTVNFFISILNLISSAFMGGGGVAGEGFAIFSPTIFYIKAIPSRPIPHEVLIIFLFGFLSALLSAWFASGRVSRTRPAEVLRYE; encoded by the coding sequence ATGGCTTTTCAGCGCTGGATAGGCTTTGTGGCGGTCCGTTATTTCCGTGGCCGCCGCCGGAACCGTTCTTCCCCCGCACCGGTGCTGGGTATAATTGGCATAGCCACCGGGGTACTGGCTTTAACGGTGATCATCTCGGTAATGAACGGGTTTCAACTGGGATTTATCGAAAGTATTTTGGAAATATCCTCCTACCATCTGCGGATAGAATCATTCCCTTCAGGCGAGCGGGGAGAGGAACTGCTGGTAAAGATCATAGAGCTTCCAGCCATCAAATCAGCGGTGCCTTTCCGGGATGTTCAGGGCTTGGCCCGGGGGAACCATCCTGGCCAGCGCGGGGTGGTAACCCGGGGCCTGGGGCCGGATGCCTTGGAGCAGGATCCGGGTATGGCATCGAAGCTGGCCCTTGAAGCCGGTTCCTTTAACCTGGAGGATGGGGGTAATATAATTCTGGGTGCGGAGCTTGCCCGGCGGCTTGAAGCCCGGGTGGGGGACTGGATCAGCCTGGTATCCGTGGCGGGGGATCTCTTCGGTACAGAAGGGGAGGGTGCGGCAAATTCCCGGTTTTTTGTTACCGGGATTTTTCGGTCCGATTTTTACGAATACGATCTGGGCTGGGCCTTTATCAATATAAACCGTGCGGGAATCCTGAACGGCGTTACCCCAGATTCCGGTGGAACCTCGGATCTGTCCCTGGGCATTAAACTGAAGAACCGCTGGCAGGATCACGCAGGTGTGGAACAACTGCGGATACTGTTGGAAGAACAGGGTGAGGAGGGGCTTAAGGTTTCCTCCTGGAGGGATTATAACCGGGCTTTCTTCGGAGCCCTGAGGACAGAAAAACTATTCATGTTTCTTCTGGTGGGGCTTATCTTTATTGTGGTAGGGCTGAATATTTTTCAGGCCCAGCGGCGCAGTGTTCTTGAACGGCGGGAAGAGATTGGGCTGCTCCGGGCTATGGGAGCTTCGGATATGGCGGTTCGCCTGGTATTCGTCTGGGACGGTTTCATCATCGGAGGGCTTGGCGCCGGTGGTGGTATGATCCTGGGATTGCTCATATCCTTTAACATTCAAACATTTTTTACCATTCTGGAGGGTACGGTGAATTTCTTTATCAGTATACTGAACCTTATTTCCTCGGCCTTCATGGGCGGGGGAGGAGTTGCAGGGGAAGGGTTTGCCATTTTTTCTCCAACAATTTTTTATATTAAGGCGATACCATCACGGCCCATCCCCCATGAGGTGTTGATTATTTTTCTATTCGGCTTCCTGTCCGCCCTTTTGTCGGCCTGGTTTGCCTCGGGCAGGGTCTCCCGGACAAGGCCTGCGGAGGTACTGCGGTATGAATAA
- a CDS encoding LptF/LptG family permease, which produces MILDRYLLRQFFPVFIVAITMFVMLLSLIDLFANLWRYLNYEVPLKEILRVCLYYLPKSCSYALPISLLFASAYTLGDLYARNELTSIFSSGIPFWRFALPLVAVGLLASAFAFFFEDRLVVPTFKVKNDMGRLLLHQQRTENNSDIVIKARNGELIYSVDYYDVNTNTLNGLNIIEQDEKGAFIALIRAPRANWTGEHWALSNALIYRWEDGLLRVRPLEGSDDFREQPDTFRRNAVAVEDLRVRDAGFLVQDLRAAGLPFIGALAEYYHRYSFSAVSLVVMVLSISMGGRFRKNILLMSLLASLVAAVVFYVTEMITMMMARLGYIPPIVGAWFPVLVFIIIGLLLLRGAKT; this is translated from the coding sequence ATGATCCTGGATCGGTATCTCCTGCGTCAGTTTTTCCCCGTGTTTATCGTAGCCATAACCATGTTCGTGATGCTCCTCTCCCTGATAGATCTCTTCGCAAACCTGTGGCGTTACCTTAACTACGAGGTTCCCTTAAAAGAGATACTCCGGGTTTGCCTGTACTACCTTCCCAAAAGCTGTTCCTATGCCCTGCCAATATCCCTGCTCTTTGCCTCCGCCTATACCCTGGGGGATCTCTATGCCAGAAACGAGCTCACCTCAATTTTTTCTTCAGGAATACCCTTCTGGCGTTTTGCCCTTCCCCTGGTGGCGGTGGGTCTTCTGGCTTCGGCCTTCGCCTTTTTTTTCGAGGACCGCCTGGTGGTTCCAACTTTTAAAGTTAAAAATGATATGGGTAGGCTCCTGCTGCACCAGCAGCGGACCGAGAATAATTCTGACATTGTCATTAAGGCCCGTAACGGGGAGCTGATCTATTCGGTAGATTACTATGATGTTAATACCAATACTCTGAATGGCCTCAATATTATTGAGCAGGATGAAAAGGGCGCCTTTATAGCCCTGATACGCGCCCCCCGGGCAAATTGGACCGGGGAACACTGGGCTCTTTCCAATGCCCTAATCTACCGCTGGGAAGACGGGCTGCTCCGGGTACGCCCCCTTGAAGGGTCGGATGATTTCCGTGAGCAGCCGGATACCTTCAGGCGCAATGCCGTGGCGGTGGAGGATCTCCGTGTCCGGGACGCGGGCTTCCTGGTACAGGACCTCCGGGCCGCCGGGCTTCCATTTATCGGCGCCCTGGCGGAGTATTATCATCGTTATTCTTTTTCCGCAGTTTCTCTGGTAGTGATGGTGCTTTCCATTTCCATGGGGGGCCGGTTCAGGAAAAACATACTCCTTATGAGCCTCCTTGCGAGCCTGGTAGCAGCGGTGGTTTTTTATGTTACCGAGATGATTACTATGATGATGGCCCGGCTGGGGTATATTCCGCCCATTGTGGGAGCATGGTTTCCTGTACTGGTCTTTATCATCATCGGCCTTCTCCTGCTGCGGGGCGCAAAAACATAG